The genomic DNA TAACACTTCCATTAAATATTCAGCATTAGCATTTGAACTAAACTTAACCATTCCTTTTGCCACTTCTTCTAAAGAAACCGCTCCTTCAGTTATCTTACCTGTTCTCTCCAAATACCTTTGCCATCTATCTTGCGCACCACCATCTGTATTCGGCACATAATACCGATTCACATCATTAATGGAAACGAAACGAGACGAATCAATTTTCCCTTCTGTAACTTGTTTTGTATACTCAAGCGCCACAATTAATTTCATCGTACTAGCAACTGGCAATACAACATTGGGATTTACAGAATAAACAATTTTATCATTTCTCTTTACTAAAAGCGCACTGTTTTTTTCATCTTTATGTTCCTCAATAAAGGATGCGATATACTGCGCATCATCATTATTCGAACTCCATACTTTTTTCACTAAAAAGTTACCCGATATTAGCAAAACGAAAATACCCACAATCACTGCGCATACTATAGTTTTTTTCAAGTAAAATTCCTCTCCTATTGTGTAACTCTTCTCTATCTATCTCTTACAAACAAAATAATGGAGATGATTATTTTAGTAATCATCTCCATTATTTTAACTTGTATTCTCCCATTATGTCTACGTCATAATTTTTACGAAGTCTTCGAGAAATTTTTTATAATGTAATGACCAACCAATTCGCACCCAATTTTTTAAGGATTTTGCATCCGGTTGAGGACGGAAATCTGCAATACTTTCTCCTTTTGCAATCCCCACTGTATCTACATCTACACGACGATACACATAATCCAATATTGACGGATTCGCCGCAACCATCATTGTAACGACGTCATGTACTGGACTTCCTGTTATTTTCGGATTTAACTTTCTATAGGCTTTATAATAATACGTAAAAATCGGTTCAATTAATTTATTAAAACTCGTTTTAGAATGTTTCGTAATATACTTTACCATCTCTGGCGTAATAATAGCTTCAGATGTAACATTAAGCGGCACCAATGTCACATTCTTGGCATTTTGCATCACTAATTGTGACGCAATGGGATCACCATGAAAATTCGCTTCTGCGACTGGTGTAACATTTCCAGGCATTAAAAAAGCACCGCCCATTATATAATATCCCTTCACATACTTCATCAATGGTTTTTCTAAAATAAATGCTGTCGCAAGTGTCGTTGACCTACCAGCATCAACGATAATTAATTCTCCTTTATATTTTTCAAGAATGTCGAAAAACTCACAAAAAGGCTTTATATTTGGAGAAAAACTTTTCGGAGGTCGAATTGGCCCTAAACCTTCCGCCCCGTGAATTTCTGGATAGTACGTTGTAATATCTCCAGATAAAGGGATTTTCGCACCATTAATAACTGGTATATCTTCTCTGCCTGCTAACTGCAATAAATATGCCGCATTACTTGTTGCCTTTTCTTGTGTTACATTTCCATACCCCGTTACAACACCAACAATATCAATACCAGGATGCAACAACCCATACATTATGGCTAGCGAGTCATCAATTCCCGGGTCTCCTAAAAATAATACTTTTTTCATCGCCCTCAACTCCATCCCCTCAATTGTTATTAATTTATGAATAGTCATACATATACAGAATAAAAAAGAACAAATTTATACGAAAAAACGCAGTCCTATACGGACTGCGTTTTTCATCTAACCTATACTGTTTTTCTTCACAGCAATCATACTTCCAATTATATAAGCAATAAACGCAAAACAAATCGGGAATACAACTGTATGTATACCGAATGGATTTGGATAGAGAAGATGAATGCACATATATGAGCTTACTCCAACTAAAATGGAGGCAAGCGCTCCTGTTGCATTTCCTTTCCTCCAATATAACCCTAATACGATCGGCCAAATGAATGCTGCTTCTAATCCACCGAAAGAAAATAAATTTAACCATATTAAAAAATCTGGTGGTTTAATTGCTGCCGCATAAACGAACAGTCCTACGATAGCAGTAATCCATAAACTTCCTTTTCTAATCGTACTGTCTGCCGCATCTTTATTTATGTAATTTACGTATATATCTTTAATGATTGATGAACTTACAAGTAACAATAGCGAGTTTACTGTAGACATAATCGCCGCCATCGGTGCAGCTAAGAAAACTCCAGCTAACCAAGGAGGTAACACTTCCATCGCGAGTAGCGGCATAACTTTATCTGGTACCGTTATACCTGGAAGTACAACTCGTGCAAACACACCCGTTAAATGCATACCGATCATAATTGTACCTACAACAATCGTTCCAATTATAAGCGCTTGATGCATCGCTTTTGAATTTTTATAAGACATGGCACGCACGCTAATTTGTGGTAAACCGACAACGCCAATTCCAATCAAAACCCAAAACGATGTCACATATGATTTCGTTAAACTACCATCTGCTCCGAATGGTG from Bacillus basilensis includes the following:
- the panF gene encoding sodium/pantothenate symporter; the encoded protein is MNWYVIIPMIISFIVVFLIGVYASRRVQATAHNKFLQEYFLGGRELGGLLLAMTMIATYGSASSFIGGPGIAYNMGLGWVLLSAIQVVTGYIVLTVIGKKFAIIARKMEAITLIDYLKGRYNNKAVVILSALCIIIFLFSATVAQWVGGGRLIESLTGLSYTTALFLFTFSVLVYVLIGGFRAVALSDTLLGIIMLVGTTIILIATVIAGGGIEKIMQELVQINPNLITPFGADGSLTKSYVTSFWVLIGIGVVGLPQISVRAMSYKNSKAMHQALIIGTIVVGTIMIGMHLTGVFARVVLPGITVPDKVMPLLAMEVLPPWLAGVFLAAPMAAIMSTVNSLLLLVSSSIIKDIYVNYINKDAADSTIRKGSLWITAIVGLFVYAAAIKPPDFLIWLNLFSFGGLEAAFIWPIVLGLYWRKGNATGALASILVGVSSYMCIHLLYPNPFGIHTVVFPICFAFIAYIIGSMIAVKKNSIG
- a CDS encoding nucleoside hydrolase — encoded protein: MTIHKLITIEGMELRAMKKVLFLGDPGIDDSLAIMYGLLHPGIDIVGVVTGYGNVTQEKATSNAAYLLQLAGREDIPVINGAKIPLSGDITTYYPEIHGAEGLGPIRPPKSFSPNIKPFCEFFDILEKYKGELIIVDAGRSTTLATAFILEKPLMKYVKGYYIMGGAFLMPGNVTPVAEANFHGDPIASQLVMQNAKNVTLVPLNVTSEAIITPEMVKYITKHSKTSFNKLIEPIFTYYYKAYRKLNPKITGSPVHDVVTMMVAANPSILDYVYRRVDVDTVGIAKGESIADFRPQPDAKSLKNWVRIGWSLHYKKFLEDFVKIMT